One Nicotiana sylvestris chromosome 12, ASM39365v2, whole genome shotgun sequence genomic window carries:
- the LOC138883599 gene encoding uncharacterized protein, with amino-acid sequence MAPVLVLPTGSGPYTVYCDASCIGLGAVLMQDGKVIAYASRQLKIHEKNYPVHDLELAAIVHALKIWRHYLYGVTCEMYTDHKSLQYLFKQKKLNLRQRRWLELLKDYDVTILYHRGKANVVADALSRKSASMGSLAFIPVIQRPLALDVQALASRFVRLDIFEPSRVLACMVARSSLLERIRDRQFDDPNLCVLRNTVQRGGAKQVTLDDDVVLRLQGRVCVSNVDGIRELILAEAHSSRSSQQQGSRPMIQAPVAPPPAQPARGGGRGHRGGHRGL; translated from the exons atggcaccggtattggttttgcccacaggttcagggccttatacagtctattgtgatgcttcctgTATTGGGCTTggcgcagtgttgatgcaggatggcaaggtcattgcctatgcttcgaggcagttgaagattcatgagaagaactatccagtacatgatttggagttggcagccattgttcatgcattgaagatttggaggcactatctgtacgGCGTGACGTGTGAGAtgtacactgatcacaagagtcttcaatacttgttcaagcaaaagaagttgaatttgaggcagagaaggtggttggaattgttgaaagattatgatgtcACCATTTTATATCACcgggggaaggccaatgtggtggccgatgctttgagtaggaagtcagctagtatgggcagtcttgcttttATTCCGGTCATTCaaaggccgcttgctttggatgttcaagctttggccagtcgatttgtgaggttggatatttttgagcctagtcgggtgttagcttgcatggtcgctcgttcttcattattggagcgtatccgtgatcggcagtttgatgatcccaaTTTATGTGTTCTTAGaaacacggtgcagcgtggaggtgcaaagcaggttaccttagatgatgatgtagttttgagattgcagggacGAGTTTGTGTgtccaatgttgatgggattcgagagttgatcttagcggaggcccatagttcccg cagctcgcagcagcagggttctcgcccgatgatccaggcaccagttgccccaccgCCTGCCCAGCcggctagaggtgggggtagaggacatagaggtggacaTAGAGGTCTttga